The region GACGGCGACCGGCGTATCCGGGGTGGGGTTAACCCCCGCCGGGACCTCGCGGGCAGGCGCCACCGGGCAGTCGGGCGGGAAAGGCGCGGCTACTGACGGCAGATCAGCAGCAGGGCCCGGTCGTCGTTGACGTCCTTCGCGACCGTCTCGATCAGGTGCCAGGCCGCGCCGTGGAAGCCGGAGCCCACGTAGCGGTCCGCCTCGCCCGTAAGGCGGTCGATGCCTTCGCTGATGTCCCGGTCGGCGGTCTCGACGAGGCCGTCGGTGAAGAGCATCAGGACGTCGCCGGGGCGGAGGGTGCCCTTGGTGGAGTCGAACTGGGCGCCGTCGTAAACACCCAGCAGGGGGCCGTCGGCGGACTTCTCCTCCCACTTGCCGGTGCCCGCGCTCAACTGGAGCGCGGGCAGATGTCCGGCGGAGAAGAGCTCGAAGTCGCCGCTGTCGAGGTCGAGGACGAGATGGATGGAGGTGGCGAAGCCCTCGTCCCAGTCCTGGCGCAGGAGATAGCCGTTGGCGGCCGGGAGGAAGCCGTGCGGGGGCAGGGAGCCGAGGAGGCCGCCGAAGGCGCCGGAGAGCAGCAGGGCGCGCGAGGCGGCGTCCATGCCCTTGCCGGAGACGTCGGTGAGGACGACCTCGAGGGTGCGGCCGCCGCCGGTGCGGGCGGCCACGACGAAGTCACCGGAGAAGGACTGTCCGCCGGCCGGGCGCAGCGCCATCTCGCGGTGCCAGCCGCGCGGCAGACCGGGCAGCTTGCTCTGGACGCGGATGCGCTCGCGCAGGTCGAAGAGCATGGTGCCGCCGCGCCGCCAGGGCACCCCGACGCGGCTGCGGAACTGGGCGATCAGCAGGCCGAAGAAGCCGACGGCGGCGACGACCAGGATGGTGCCGGGGGTGACCCGGGACGAGGCGTCCTCCTCGGTGTACGGGCCGAGCACGGCGGACTCCACGATCAGGGCCGTGGCGGCCGCCGCGTAGAG is a window of Streptomyces violaceusniger Tu 4113 DNA encoding:
- a CDS encoding PP2C family protein-serine/threonine phosphatase; this translates as MTGGVDTPWARMRRALHRARTGMRKAGVDYFRGEGSDRLALTALLLGIPAIAGGTIAQPDWCSPSALVLPIVAGGLLLRPASLLALYAAAATALIVESAVLGPYTEEDASSRVTPGTILVVAAVGFFGLLIAQFRSRVGVPWRRGGTMLFDLRERIRVQSKLPGLPRGWHREMALRPAGGQSFSGDFVVAARTGGGRTLEVVLTDVSGKGMDAASRALLLSGAFGGLLGSLPPHGFLPAANGYLLRQDWDEGFATSIHLVLDLDSGDFELFSAGHLPALQLSAGTGKWEEKSADGPLLGVYDGAQFDSTKGTLRPGDVLMLFTDGLVETADRDISEGIDRLTGEADRYVGSGFHGAAWHLIETVAKDVNDDRALLLICRQ